One genomic window of Cydia fagiglandana chromosome 20, ilCydFagi1.1, whole genome shotgun sequence includes the following:
- the LOC134674887 gene encoding uncharacterized protein LOC134674887 has protein sequence MSGYLLPRQMGFGTVLGCEAAIHATRHYAVERHASGDVIIKIDIKNAFNTVERDTILKEVLEKTPSLYPFIYQCYASPSNLFYTGDVIRSQVGAQQGDPLGPLIFCLAIHQIICEVKTPLNVWYLDDGIIGGSPDVVVQGLNTLIPALKEIGLEINPSKCECFTCGGIPTEALAEIEAVLPGMRLIDKSSFSLLGAPVFSEGVSSVLQLKRQALSGVREHLAQLAGHVALILLRNCFALPRMVYTLRTSPTWLFEQDLLSLDETLKTALESLLNVNLNEAQWCQASLPVRYGGLGVRRVRDIGLVAFLASAHGSAGLVARILGVESGDVCVPFVSEALAKWATLCPTDERPDNLVAQRAWDDILCKLAFSELQSGASGADLARLMAVSRPESGAWLHALPSPHLGTLLDNDSLRIAVALRLGCKVCDAHRCICGVLVEENGHHGLSCQRCAGRFPRHHSLNEIVRRAMVSANIPCVLEPPGLSRSDGKRPDGLTLVPWRRGRCLLWDATCVSTFAASHLRHTVKAAGSAAEIAAKSKRAKYSELQGAYDFVPVAVETAGPWCSEAGELFRDLGRRLRERGNDPRSGSWLVQQISIAIQRGNAASVMGTFGPGIT, from the coding sequence GGAAAGAGACACAATCCTTAAGGAGGTCCTCGAAAAAACTCCCTCTTTATATCCCTTCATTTACCAATGCTATGCCTCTCCAAGCAACCTGTTCTACACTGGTGATGTCATTCGTTCGCAAGTTGGTGCTCAACAGGGAGACCCCTTGGGACCCCTCATTTTCTGCCTAGCCATTCATCAAATTATCTGTGAGGTTAAAACGCCGTTAAATGTGTGGTATTTAGATGACGGCATAATTGGAGGTAGCCCAGATGTGGTCGTTCAGGGTTTAAATACCTTAATACCAGCTTTAAAAGAGATAGGCCTGGAGATTAATCCATCCAAGTGCGAGTGTTTCACCTGCGGGGGCATACCCACTGAAGCTCTTGCGGAGATAGAGGCAGTTCTGCCCGGAATGAGGCTGATTGACAAATCTTCTTTTAGTTTGCTAGGTGCTCCCGTATTTTCCGAGGGTGTCAGCTCGGTACTACAACTTAAAAGGCAGGCACTCTCGGGAGTACGCGAGCATTTGGCACAACTGGCTGGACACGTCGCTCTCATTTTGTTGCGGAATTGTTTTGCGTTGCCTCGCATGGTGTACACTTTGCGCACATCGCCCACTTGGCTTTTTGAGCAAGATCTGCTTTCCCTGGACGAAACTCTCAAGACTGCTTTGGAGTCGCTGCTAAATGTCAATTTAAACGAGGCTCAGTGGTGTCAGGCGTCCTTACCGGTTCGGTACGGGGGCCTTGGTGTTCGGCGGGTGCGGGATATCGGTTTGGTGGCCTTTTTGGCGTCGGCGCATGGCTCAGCGGGACTTGTTGCGCGTATTCTGGGTGTCGAGAGTGGGGATGTGTGCGTGCCTTTTGTTTCTGAGGCCTTGGCAAAGTGGGCTACTTTATGCCCCACCGATGAACGTCCTGACAACTTGGTGGCGCAGAGAGCGTGGGATGACATCCTGTGCAAGCTCGCGTTTTCGGAGTTGCAGAGTGGAGCCTCTGGAGCCGACCTGGCGCGCCTCATGGCAGTATCCAGGCCTGAATCGGGAGCGTGGTTGCATGCTTTGCCGTCTCCGCACCTGGGCACACTGCTGGATAACGACTCGCTGAGAATTGCAGTGGCCCTGAGGTTGGGATGCAAGGTGTGCGACGCGCACCGGTGTATTTGCGGGGTGTTGGTTGAGGAGAACGGCCATCACGGGTTAAGTTGCCAGAGGTGCGCCGGTCGGTTCCCTAGGCACCACTCTTTAAACGAAATTGTACGGCGAGCAATGGTGTCGGCCAATATCCCGTGCGTACTGGAACCACCAGGCTTGTCTCGGTCGGACGGGAAGAGACCCGACGGGCTCACCTTGGTTCCCTGGCGAAGGGGGCGGTGCCTTTTATGGGATGCGACATGTGTTAGTACATTTGCTGCGTCCCATCTAAGGCACACGGTTAAGGCGGCAGGTTCGGCGGCAGAAATAGCGGCCAAAAGTAAGCGCGCCAAGTACTCCGAGTTGCAGGGGGCGTACGATTTTGTGCCGGTTGCTGTAGAAACGGCCGGACCCTGGTGCAGCGAGGCGGGCGAATTGTTCAGGGATCTGGGTCGGCGGCTGAGGGAGAGGGGTAACGACCCCCGTTCTGGGTCTTGGCTGGTCCAACAGAtctccatcgccatacagcgCGGCAATGCTGCAAGTGTGATGGGGACTTTTGGACCGGGCATAACATAG